One Vulcanisaeta thermophila DNA segment encodes these proteins:
- a CDS encoding acetate uptake transporter, with protein sequence MSFINAGIVHGPGTVAGLAAFYGGLAQLTAGILEWRSGNTFGYTAFFTYGAFWEWYFISVVLSSMGIITLTPAAVSLTLIAFGIFTLIFWIYTFRLNWALWVVFLTLAITFFLLGAGLTVAGGYMGIITALSAWYTAFAIVYQEVFNKPAPGLTRAPIRATA encoded by the coding sequence TTGAGCTTCATTAATGCGGGTATTGTGCATGGTCCAGGTACTGTGGCTGGTTTGGCTGCGTTCTATGGGGGTCTTGCCCAACTCACCGCTGGCATACTTGAGTGGAGGTCTGGGAATACCTTTGGTTACACGGCATTCTTCACATACGGGGCCTTCTGGGAGTGGTATTTCATTAGTGTTGTTTTGAGTTCCATGGGCATCATAACATTGACCCCAGCTGCCGTTAGCCTCACATTGATTGCCTTTGGGATATTCACGTTGATATTCTGGATATACACCTTCAGGCTGAATTGGGCCCTTTGGGTCGTGTTCCTAACCTTAGCCATAACCTTCTTCCTACTTGGTGCTGGTCTCACAGTGGCTGGTGGTTACATGGGTATAATAACCGCACTGTCGGCATGGTACACGGCCTTTGCCATTGTCTACCAGGAGGTTTTCAATAAGCCAGCGCCTGGTCTCACTAGGGCTCCCATCAGGGCCACGGCTTAA
- a CDS encoding 30S ribosomal protein S4e, protein MGRRHLRRFTAPEWWSISTKEHVWVVKPSPGPHPLSKSIPLALLVRDVLRYAKTLREARYIIGHGMIKVDGVVRRDYKYPVGLMDVVEIVPTHEVYRMMPHPTRYLWPIPISPEEARYKLCRIENKTMVKGGEIQLNLHDGRNIQLSREEGSKYHTLDSVLVDLEENRIVDSVSIEPGVLGLVVDGRNVGRYGIITEMVETYIRRKTAVAIKSSEGQEFRTVIDYVFAVGREKPLITLPELKVEQQVQQT, encoded by the coding sequence ATGGGCAGGAGGCATTTAAGACGCTTCACAGCCCCCGAGTGGTGGAGCATCTCAACAAAGGAGCATGTGTGGGTTGTTAAGCCAAGCCCAGGGCCTCACCCACTAAGTAAATCCATACCACTGGCCCTATTGGTCAGGGATGTACTTAGGTATGCAAAGACCCTTAGGGAGGCTAGGTACATTATTGGGCACGGCATGATAAAGGTTGATGGGGTTGTGAGGAGGGATTACAAGTACCCCGTGGGCTTAATGGACGTGGTCGAGATAGTGCCAACACATGAGGTGTACAGGATGATGCCACACCCCACCAGGTACCTATGGCCCATACCCATAAGCCCCGAGGAGGCTAGGTACAAGCTTTGTAGGATTGAGAATAAGACCATGGTTAAGGGTGGGGAGATACAATTAAACCTTCACGATGGGAGGAACATCCAACTAAGCCGTGAGGAGGGCTCCAAGTACCACACACTGGATAGCGTTTTGGTGGATCTGGAGGAGAATAGGATTGTGGATTCAGTGAGTATAGAGCCTGGGGTTCTTGGGCTAGTGGTTGATGGTAGGAACGTGGGGCGTTATGGCATTATAACGGAGATGGTGGAGACGTACATAAGGCGAAAAACCGCCGTTGCCATAAAGAGTAGTGAGGGGCAGGAGTTTAGGACTGTGATTGACTACGTATTCGCGGTGGGTAGGGAGAAACCACTAATAACCCTACCAGAACTTAAGGTGGAGCAACAGGTCCAGCAGACTTAA
- a CDS encoding sulfurtransferase TusA family protein — protein sequence MRAGELSVDLRGVGCPYGSMVAIQYFRDAPTGLIITFILDDEDCFTTLKKLFPLLGQRVISAEGGNGIYRLKIMKVKSL from the coding sequence ATGAGGGCTGGGGAGTTATCGGTGGATCTTAGGGGTGTGGGTTGTCCGTATGGTAGTATGGTGGCCATTCAATACTTTAGGGATGCACCCACGGGCTTAATCATCACCTTCATACTGGATGATGAGGATTGCTTCACAACACTCAAGAAGTTATTCCCACTCCTGGGCCAAAGGGTTATTAGTGCCGAGGGTGGTAATGGAATTTACAGACTAAAGATTATGAAGGTGAAATCCCTCTAA
- a CDS encoding ACT domain-containing protein: MGLERKMFDVLYSGKKLLMLHLELTNKPGALDNVLRVFSRLSINVISVSAVGAPDEATGDVTLIADVSNMDDIRRLINELHLVNDIRRMRAMVLTATEYL; encoded by the coding sequence GTGGGCCTAGAGAGGAAGATGTTCGACGTATTATACTCGGGAAAGAAATTACTAATGCTTCACCTGGAACTCACGAATAAGCCAGGCGCCCTGGACAACGTACTGAGGGTCTTTTCACGACTCAGTATTAATGTTATCTCGGTATCGGCCGTTGGGGCGCCTGATGAGGCCACCGGGGATGTTACGTTAATTGCGGATGTGAGTAATATGGATGATATTAGGAGACTAATTAATGAGTTGCACCTCGTTAATGACATTAGGCGTATGAGGGCCATGGTTCTGACGGCCACTGAGTATCTATGA
- a CDS encoding DMT family transporter, with amino-acid sequence MGKNLGLITYFMMYVVTASTNFFFVKFALKYLAPLPLMSIRYAIAGVTLALISLAVQGNFKLIINNKDMLLLALFSSLSSTLWAYGLVYVDPASSALFSYTMPFFALILSPLLTNERPRLMNIVGVTIGFSGVVLYAESYIARGFSLIGALFTIANAVFWALYSTYFKRLGEFDGFSVVVSMFFLGSLMMALPSLILYGPGFLVNTDWGNADFLFYLLGTSVIGGALLFLTWYLIVNVAGITNAVSYIFAVPALTLLLEYIVLGIKPTPLELVGSGVMFLGIYLSSLR; translated from the coding sequence ATGGGTAAGAATTTAGGTTTGATTACCTACTTTATGATGTACGTAGTGACCGCATCAACAAACTTCTTCTTCGTTAAGTTCGCGCTTAAGTATTTAGCACCATTGCCGCTAATGAGCATTAGGTATGCGATAGCTGGTGTTACGTTGGCATTAATATCATTGGCTGTGCAGGGTAACTTTAAATTAATAATTAATAATAAGGATATGTTACTTCTGGCGTTGTTCTCAAGCCTTAGTAGTACCCTGTGGGCTTATGGCCTGGTTTATGTGGACCCCGCCTCCTCAGCACTATTTAGTTACACAATGCCCTTCTTCGCACTCATACTATCCCCGTTACTTACTAACGAGAGGCCAAGGCTTATGAACATAGTGGGCGTTACCATTGGATTCTCAGGCGTGGTTCTATACGCCGAGTCATACATAGCCCGTGGCTTCTCGCTAATTGGGGCTTTATTTACGATTGCGAATGCGGTGTTTTGGGCCCTGTATAGTACCTATTTCAAGAGATTGGGTGAGTTTGATGGGTTTAGTGTTGTTGTTAGTATGTTTTTTCTTGGTTCCCTAATGATGGCACTACCCTCGCTGATTCTTTACGGGCCTGGATTCCTGGTTAATACCGATTGGGGTAATGCGGATTTCCTGTTTTACCTCCTGGGTACGTCGGTGATTGGGGGTGCCCTGCTCTTCCTCACTTGGTACCTAATAGTGAATGTGGCTGGTATTACGAATGCTGTTTCATACATATTCGCAGTGCCTGCGTTAACACTGCTCCTGGAGTACATAGTACTGGGCATAAAACCCACTCCGCTGGAGCTTGTGGGTTCTGGGGTCATGTTCCTGGGTATTTACCTGTCCTCGCTACGTTAG
- a CDS encoding class I SAM-dependent methyltransferase, producing MHYYSDEPVFRELRVRELRTVIRGLNLTLLVAPGVFSKDHVDPGTRLLAENMVIMRDWRVLDLGCGYGVLGIVAAKLATEGFVIMTDVNTLAVKLASINIRLNKVPNAEVRRGNLYEPVKNEVFNTVVTNPPISAGLEVNRELIEKSKEHLAPGGSLQIVFPRKVHERFEEILRANFDLVLKIGKSGTHVAYMARDLK from the coding sequence GTGCATTACTACTCCGATGAGCCTGTGTTTCGGGAGTTGAGGGTTAGGGAGTTGAGGACTGTAATTAGGGGATTGAACCTAACCCTCCTAGTGGCCCCTGGGGTATTCTCCAAGGACCATGTGGATCCAGGAACAAGACTGCTTGCGGAGAACATGGTAATAATGAGAGACTGGAGGGTTCTGGATCTTGGCTGTGGTTATGGGGTTCTCGGCATAGTGGCCGCTAAGCTGGCCACCGAGGGCTTTGTGATCATGACCGACGTGAACACCCTAGCCGTTAAGCTAGCCTCCATAAACATAAGGCTCAACAAAGTCCCCAACGCAGAGGTTAGGCGTGGGAACCTATACGAGCCTGTGAAGAATGAGGTGTTCAATACGGTGGTCACGAATCCACCAATAAGCGCGGGGCTTGAGGTCAATAGGGAATTGATAGAGAAATCCAAGGAGCACCTAGCCCCAGGGGGCTCCCTACAGATTGTATTCCCAAGGAAGGTTCATGAGCGCTTCGAGGAAATACTAAGGGCAAATTTTGACCTGGTCCTGAAGATTGGTAAGTCGGGAACCCACGTGGCCTACATGGCCAGGGATTTAAAGTAA
- the acs gene encoding acetate--CoA ligase, whose translation MSVTWALPFKEKIIPEVGKERAVDPEEYRRIHAESLKDIESFWANVAKELEWFKPWDKVLVADPQPPFYKWFVGGRLNASYLTLDRNVKGGRKNKVAIIWEGEPVDQSGNPLEVRKLTYYDLWREVNRLAYVLKNKFGLKKGDTIGIYMPMIPELPIAMLAAARLGVIFTVVFSGFTAQALADRLNDAEAKLLITADGGYRRGRVIRLKDVVDKALEQSPTVKNVIVYRRVGLNDVNMVRGRDYWWHEVMADVPPNVYVEPEPVESEHPLYILYTSGTTGKPKGIVHDTGGYMVLLHATMKWVFDAREDDIHFCTADIGWVTGHSYIVFGPLLEGMTTIMFEGALDYPNPDRWWAIAERYGATILYTTPTGIRTLMRFGDEWVKKHDLSTIRLMHSVGEPINPEAWRWLWKLVGRERVPFGSTWWMTETGGILISHVPGLALVPLKPGTNGPPLPGVDADVVDDNGNPVPPGTRGYLVIKKPWPGMLLTIWKDPDRYVKTYWSKFPGMFYAGDYAVKDEDGYFWILGRADEVIKVAGHRLGTYELESALIQHPAVAEAAVVGVPDPVKGEVPVAYVVLRQGYQPSEELKRELNNTVRELVGPIATLANVFFVTKLPKTRSGKIMRRLVKAVVTGQPLGDVTTLEDEASVEEVKRAYEEFKAEIEKLKGQQ comes from the coding sequence ATGTCAGTAACCTGGGCCCTCCCCTTCAAAGAGAAAATAATACCAGAGGTAGGTAAGGAGAGGGCCGTTGACCCTGAGGAGTACAGGAGAATTCACGCAGAGAGCCTCAAGGACATTGAGTCCTTCTGGGCAAACGTGGCTAAAGAGCTTGAGTGGTTCAAGCCCTGGGACAAGGTCCTGGTTGCCGATCCCCAACCACCATTTTACAAGTGGTTTGTGGGCGGTAGACTCAATGCGTCGTACCTAACCCTAGATAGGAATGTTAAGGGTGGTCGTAAGAATAAGGTGGCCATTATATGGGAGGGAGAGCCCGTGGATCAAAGCGGTAATCCGCTTGAGGTCCGTAAACTAACGTATTACGACCTGTGGAGGGAGGTTAATAGGCTGGCTTATGTGCTCAAGAATAAGTTTGGGTTGAAGAAGGGCGACACCATAGGTATCTACATGCCCATGATACCCGAGCTCCCCATAGCAATGCTAGCCGCCGCTAGGCTCGGCGTTATATTTACCGTGGTGTTCTCGGGCTTCACAGCACAGGCCCTTGCGGATAGGCTTAACGATGCCGAGGCCAAGCTCTTAATAACGGCAGATGGCGGTTATAGGCGTGGTAGGGTGATTAGGCTTAAGGATGTTGTAGACAAGGCCCTGGAGCAATCGCCCACGGTTAAGAATGTCATTGTGTACAGAAGGGTTGGGCTCAATGACGTGAACATGGTCAGGGGGCGCGATTACTGGTGGCATGAGGTAATGGCTGACGTGCCACCCAACGTATACGTGGAGCCAGAGCCCGTGGAGAGCGAGCACCCACTCTACATACTATACACCTCAGGCACCACAGGAAAGCCCAAGGGCATTGTCCACGACACAGGGGGATACATGGTACTACTCCACGCAACCATGAAGTGGGTCTTTGATGCCAGGGAAGACGACATACACTTCTGCACAGCCGATATCGGCTGGGTTACTGGGCATAGTTACATAGTCTTCGGCCCATTACTGGAGGGGATGACGACCATAATGTTTGAGGGCGCCCTGGACTATCCAAACCCAGACAGGTGGTGGGCCATTGCTGAGAGGTATGGAGCCACCATTCTTTACACAACGCCCACGGGCATTAGAACGCTCATGAGGTTTGGTGATGAGTGGGTTAAGAAGCATGACCTATCCACAATAAGGTTAATGCACAGTGTTGGTGAACCAATAAACCCAGAGGCTTGGCGTTGGTTGTGGAAGCTCGTGGGTAGGGAGAGGGTACCATTCGGGTCAACTTGGTGGATGACCGAGACCGGAGGCATTTTGATAAGCCACGTGCCGGGGCTTGCGCTGGTGCCTTTGAAGCCAGGCACAAATGGTCCACCACTGCCCGGTGTTGATGCGGATGTGGTTGATGATAATGGGAACCCAGTACCCCCGGGCACCAGGGGTTACCTGGTCATTAAGAAGCCCTGGCCTGGGATGCTCCTGACGATCTGGAAGGACCCAGACCGTTACGTGAAGACTTACTGGAGTAAGTTCCCAGGGATGTTCTACGCAGGTGATTATGCGGTTAAGGATGAGGATGGTTACTTCTGGATACTTGGCAGGGCTGATGAGGTTATTAAGGTGGCCGGTCATAGGCTTGGTACGTACGAACTAGAATCCGCGCTCATTCAGCACCCGGCCGTTGCTGAGGCTGCGGTTGTTGGTGTGCCGGATCCGGTTAAGGGAGAGGTGCCCGTTGCGTATGTGGTCCTGAGGCAGGGTTACCAGCCCAGTGAGGAGCTTAAGAGGGAGTTGAATAATACGGTTAGGGAGTTGGTGGGTCCCATAGCCACTCTGGCGAATGTCTTCTTCGTAACCAAGCTCCCCAAGACCAGGAGTGGTAAGATCATGAGGAGGCTCGTTAAGGCCGTGGTTACTGGCCAACCGTTGGGTGACGTGACGACGCTAGAGGATGAGGCCAGTGTGGAGGAGGTTAAGAGGGCTTATGAGGAGTTTAAGGCTGAGATTGAGAAATTGAAGGGACAACAATGA
- a CDS encoding homoserine dehydrogenase translates to MIKIMIVGFGNVGQGFFELLNARRDELGIDAVVTEIVDRRRGFIRNPGPEILPDARAGRQLGVKVDPEDIPRLITESDANVVCEFTDLNIRDKGEPAFTYITTAMRSGKHVITTNKGPVAFHYDELMELSRRYNVGFGFKGTVMAGTPSFNVLELLPGAHVEYFQGILNGTTNFILTKMHEGLSFNDALRLAQEMGYAEADPSLDIDGVDPALKAIIISRVLGWRHSLDSMEVVGIRNIEMAGNGVVKLIAYADEKRAFVKPMVLDPADPMAHVNGNLNAIKFKLDTLGSLIIIGPGAGRVETAQAVLTDLMSIVRRYGLR, encoded by the coding sequence ATGATTAAGATAATGATTGTGGGCTTCGGCAACGTGGGTCAGGGATTCTTCGAACTACTCAATGCCAGGAGGGATGAGTTGGGCATTGATGCCGTGGTTACGGAGATTGTGGATAGGAGGAGGGGATTCATAAGGAATCCAGGCCCAGAAATACTCCCTGATGCCAGGGCAGGGAGGCAATTGGGTGTTAAGGTTGATCCAGAGGATATACCGAGGTTAATAACCGAGAGTGATGCAAACGTGGTCTGCGAGTTCACGGACTTAAACATAAGGGATAAGGGGGAGCCCGCCTTCACTTATATAACCACAGCCATGCGTAGTGGTAAGCATGTGATTACCACGAATAAAGGCCCGGTGGCGTTTCACTATGATGAGCTCATGGAGTTATCGAGGAGGTACAATGTGGGCTTTGGTTTCAAGGGCACGGTAATGGCCGGCACCCCGTCATTCAACGTACTGGAGTTACTACCTGGGGCCCACGTGGAGTACTTCCAGGGGATACTAAATGGCACCACGAACTTCATACTCACCAAGATGCATGAGGGACTAAGCTTCAATGATGCCCTGAGGCTGGCCCAGGAAATGGGGTATGCGGAGGCCGACCCATCGCTGGACATAGACGGTGTAGACCCGGCCCTCAAGGCAATCATAATCTCCAGGGTCCTGGGTTGGAGGCACTCACTGGATTCCATGGAGGTTGTGGGTATAAGGAACATTGAAATGGCGGGTAATGGGGTTGTTAAGTTAATTGCCTACGCGGATGAGAAGAGGGCCTTTGTGAAGCCCATGGTTCTGGACCCAGCGGACCCCATGGCGCACGTTAATGGGAACCTAAACGCCATTAAATTCAAACTGGACACACTGGGTTCGTTAATCATAATCGGCCCTGGGGCTGGCAGGGTTGAAACAGCCCAGGCGGTGCTCACGGACCTCATGTCAATAGTCAGGAGGTATGGACTTAGGTGA
- the glyA gene encoding serine hydroxymethyltransferase, with product MPLDPDSSLREVLNLVRTHNRWRRLETINLIPSENVMSPLAEYVYLNDMEGRYAEGTLGSRYYQGTKYIDELEGLLTELMKQLFHARFTDVRPISGTIANAAVYAALTNTGDVIASVPLNSGGHISHKTTGAPGVFKLKVVDLPWDNENFNVDVDAAIKLIREVKPKLVILGGSVYLFPHPVKELVDVVHEVNSYLMHDSAHVLGLIAGGVFPNPLDLGADVMTSSTHKTFPGPQGGVIFTNREDLIKPIQRAVFPGLTSNYHHHRYAATAITAIEMMKFGEAYAGRVVENARALAEALHALGFKVVAENLGFTRTHQVLVDVSNLGGGAKAAVLLENANIIVNKNALPWDKGFRDPSGLRLGVQEMTRFGMGKDEMRVIGEFMARVLIKGEDPGRVKREVIEFRREFTTVKYGLTPKDVDIPVTIEMLL from the coding sequence ATGCCGCTGGACCCGGATTCATCATTAAGGGAGGTCCTAAACCTGGTTAGAACACACAATAGGTGGCGCCGCCTCGAGACCATAAACCTCATACCCAGTGAGAACGTAATGAGCCCCCTCGCCGAGTATGTCTACCTCAACGATATGGAGGGTAGGTATGCGGAGGGCACATTGGGTAGTAGGTATTACCAGGGAACAAAGTACATTGATGAGCTGGAGGGCTTACTCACTGAGTTAATGAAGCAGTTATTCCATGCCAGGTTTACCGATGTAAGGCCCATATCGGGTACCATAGCCAACGCCGCAGTCTACGCCGCATTGACAAACACGGGCGATGTGATAGCTTCGGTACCGCTCAATTCAGGTGGTCATATTAGTCATAAGACTACGGGAGCCCCAGGCGTATTTAAGCTAAAGGTTGTGGATTTACCCTGGGATAATGAGAACTTCAATGTGGACGTGGATGCAGCCATTAAGTTGATTAGGGAGGTTAAGCCAAAGCTCGTGATACTGGGGGGCTCCGTCTACCTATTTCCACATCCTGTTAAGGAGTTGGTTGATGTGGTTCATGAGGTCAATTCCTACCTAATGCATGACTCAGCACACGTACTGGGCTTAATAGCGGGTGGTGTATTCCCAAACCCCCTGGACCTTGGCGCCGATGTAATGACCTCCTCAACCCATAAAACATTCCCTGGGCCCCAGGGTGGTGTGATATTCACCAATAGGGAGGACCTGATAAAGCCAATACAGCGGGCTGTATTCCCTGGATTAACATCGAACTACCACCATCACAGGTACGCCGCCACGGCAATCACAGCAATAGAGATGATGAAGTTCGGCGAGGCCTACGCAGGGCGGGTAGTGGAGAATGCCAGGGCATTAGCAGAGGCACTGCACGCCCTGGGCTTCAAGGTTGTTGCGGAGAATCTCGGCTTCACAAGGACCCACCAGGTCCTTGTTGATGTATCAAACCTCGGTGGTGGCGCCAAGGCCGCGGTTTTGCTGGAGAATGCCAACATAATCGTTAATAAGAACGCACTACCCTGGGATAAGGGGTTCAGGGACCCCAGTGGATTGAGGCTTGGTGTTCAGGAAATGACAAGGTTTGGTATGGGTAAGGATGAGATGAGGGTCATTGGGGAATTCATGGCCAGGGTCCTCATTAAGGGTGAGGATCCAGGGAGGGTTAAGAGGGAGGTTATTGAGTTTAGGAGGGAGTTCACCACCGTTAAGTATGGATTAACACCCAAGGATGTGGATATACCCGTAACCATCGAAATGCTCCTTTAA
- the rplX gene encoding 50S ribosomal protein L24 codes for MPPLTRSKQPRKQRKALFNAPLHVRHRLLTARLSEDLQRQYGIKRLPVRRGDTVLILRGDFKGVRGKVVEVDLRRVRIYVDGATLKKPSGETVYYPIHPSKVMIVELDTSDKRRLEVIDRIKKQREETLKRIEEFKEARAIRKPEVIVLGGEQKEKGESQ; via the coding sequence ATGCCACCATTAACGAGGTCCAAACAACCAAGGAAGCAGAGGAAGGCTTTATTCAATGCGCCATTGCACGTTAGGCATAGGTTACTCACGGCTAGGCTAAGCGAGGACCTGCAGAGGCAGTATGGTATTAAGAGGCTCCCTGTGAGGAGGGGTGATACGGTCCTGATACTCAGGGGTGACTTTAAGGGTGTTAGGGGTAAGGTTGTTGAGGTGGATTTGAGAAGGGTTAGGATCTACGTGGACGGGGCAACCCTAAAGAAGCCAAGTGGCGAGACGGTTTACTACCCAATACACCCATCGAAGGTGATGATTGTGGAGCTGGACACAAGCGATAAGAGGAGGCTCGAGGTTATTGATAGGATTAAGAAGCAGCGTGAGGAGACCCTGAAGAGGATTGAGGAGTTTAAGGAGGCCAGGGCCATTAGGAAGCCCGAGGTCATAGTACTGGGTGGGGAACAGAAGGAAAAGGGTGAGTCCCAGTGA
- a CDS encoding M1 family aminopeptidase — protein sequence MSFDKPNYLVGRNFVYSDYRPRFPRYYGYSVKHLKAQLRININEKSITGIAEYQVSVPGNGPISLDAAEMRINRVLVDGSEARFDYDGRVVTVYVGQGDHVVSIEYYTKPRKGAYFIVPDEYYRDRKPMVWTQGESEDNHYWLPLPDYPNMKFTSELIITVPKPLMAVSNGELIETKDLGQETLWHWRLDKPHSAYLIAFAAGEFDVVREDCDGVVLEHYVPKGMGDRARFSFHRTCDMMKFYSEYTGVKYPWPNYKHVAVSEFIYGGMENTTVTIVTDTTIHDEHAHCPGGRFPCPGYEDFTSDGLVAHELAHQWFGDYVTTKDWANIWLNEAFATYFEALYMEHAKGRDEFLYELYQNLRSYLNEYGRYARPIVTRLYKDPEEMFDRHTYEKGSLVLHTLRSLLGDEAFRRGINIYLTRHAHGNADTEDLRKALEEASGQPLDWFFTQFVYSSGHPVIKYSWSYDANAKLVKLSISQTQGDDSYPIYRLPLEFEVKYPSGKVDTIRVDLEEREATIYVPASERPLYVCIDPQFKVAVKSVSADKGVEEALAELGSGSLMCRLEAVDSLARDGSARAVEGLAKALTDPFWGVRAEATRALGKVGTEDALRVLLNALNSEGHPRVRQAIVEALGNFRGKADVAKVLVDVLRNPSESYYTRYRAAQSLGKLGITEYVGELTKALDYPSHNYVITQGALEGLAELGTEDAVNTILKYTELGKPTLVRATATRVLGKFVGDRRVYERVRQLLRDPYFRVRFAALAAVESSLDPRFLDILDELAMRDLDGRVRRYARDVAKRIRDQLSRGVEYARLREEIDRIREEQRRIAERLDRLEYK from the coding sequence GTGTCCTTTGATAAACCCAATTACCTGGTGGGTAGGAACTTCGTATACAGTGATTATAGGCCTAGGTTCCCACGCTACTACGGCTACTCGGTGAAGCACCTAAAGGCCCAATTAAGGATAAATATCAACGAGAAATCCATAACGGGAATAGCCGAGTACCAGGTTAGTGTCCCGGGTAATGGCCCCATAAGCCTGGATGCGGCTGAGATGAGGATAAACAGGGTGTTGGTTGATGGGTCAGAGGCCAGGTTTGATTATGATGGTAGGGTGGTCACTGTTTACGTGGGCCAGGGGGACCATGTGGTGAGCATTGAGTACTACACGAAGCCCAGGAAGGGCGCTTACTTCATAGTGCCCGATGAGTACTACAGGGACCGGAAGCCCATGGTTTGGACTCAGGGCGAGTCCGAGGATAATCACTACTGGTTACCACTTCCCGACTACCCAAACATGAAGTTCACTAGTGAGTTAATAATTACGGTGCCCAAGCCACTCATGGCCGTGTCCAATGGGGAATTGATAGAGACCAAGGACCTGGGTCAGGAAACCCTGTGGCACTGGAGGCTTGATAAGCCCCACTCAGCCTACTTAATAGCATTTGCCGCTGGTGAGTTCGACGTAGTCAGGGAGGACTGTGACGGAGTGGTATTGGAGCACTACGTACCCAAGGGAATGGGCGACAGGGCCAGGTTCAGTTTCCATAGGACGTGCGACATGATGAAGTTCTACAGTGAGTACACGGGGGTTAAGTACCCATGGCCCAACTACAAGCACGTGGCTGTTTCGGAGTTCATATACGGTGGTATGGAGAATACCACCGTGACCATAGTGACGGACACCACGATCCACGATGAACACGCGCACTGCCCTGGTGGCAGGTTCCCATGCCCGGGATATGAGGACTTCACGTCCGATGGTTTGGTGGCTCATGAGCTGGCTCATCAGTGGTTTGGTGATTACGTTACCACTAAGGATTGGGCCAATATATGGCTTAATGAGGCCTTCGCCACATACTTCGAGGCCCTCTACATGGAGCATGCCAAGGGCCGTGATGAGTTCCTGTACGAGCTCTACCAAAACCTAAGGTCCTACCTGAATGAGTATGGTAGGTACGCTAGGCCCATAGTTACGAGGCTTTACAAGGACCCTGAGGAAATGTTTGACAGGCACACCTACGAGAAGGGTAGCCTCGTACTACACACCCTACGTAGCCTATTGGGTGATGAGGCCTTTAGGCGTGGCATCAATATTTACCTAACCAGGCATGCACACGGTAATGCGGATACTGAGGACTTGAGGAAGGCCCTTGAGGAAGCCTCGGGCCAGCCCCTGGACTGGTTCTTCACACAGTTTGTTTACTCCTCGGGCCACCCCGTGATTAAGTACTCATGGAGTTACGACGCCAACGCCAAGCTGGTTAAGTTAAGTATATCGCAGACCCAGGGTGATGACTCATACCCCATTTACAGGCTACCGTTGGAGTTTGAGGTCAAGTACCCAAGTGGTAAGGTTGATACAATAAGGGTTGATTTGGAGGAGAGGGAAGCCACCATCTACGTGCCGGCCAGTGAGAGGCCGCTTTACGTATGTATTGACCCGCAGTTTAAGGTTGCCGTTAAGTCAGTGAGTGCAGATAAGGGTGTTGAGGAGGCCCTGGCAGAGCTGGGTAGTGGTAGTTTGATGTGCAGGTTAGAGGCTGTGGATTCACTGGCTAGGGATGGTAGTGCCAGGGCTGTGGAGGGGCTTGCCAAGGCCCTCACCGATCCCTTCTGGGGTGTGAGGGCAGAGGCTACCAGGGCCTTAGGTAAGGTGGGTACTGAGGACGCGCTCAGGGTGTTACTGAATGCCCTGAATAGTGAGGGGCACCCCAGGGTTAGGCAGGCCATTGTTGAGGCCCTTGGTAACTTCAGGGGTAAGGCTGATGTTGCCAAGGTTCTTGTTGATGTCCTACGTAACCCCTCGGAGAGTTACTACACGAGGTACAGGGCTGCCCAATCCCTGGGTAAGTTGGGCATTACGGAGTACGTGGGCGAGTTAACAAAGGCCCTTGATTACCCGAGCCATAATTACGTAATAACGCAGGGGGCCCTTGAGGGGCTGGCTGAGCTGGGTACTGAGGATGCCGTTAACACAATACTGAAATACACAGAGTTGGGTAAGCCAACGCTTGTTAGGGCGACTGCCACTAGGGTTCTTGGGAAGTTCGTTGGTGATAGGAGGGTTTATGAGAGGGTTAGGCAGTTGCTTAGGGATCCGTACTTCAGGGTTAGGTTTGCGGCCCTGGCCGCGGTGGAGTCCTCGTTGGATCCGAGGTTCCTCGACATACTTGATGAGCTGGCCATGAGGGATCTTGATGGTAGGGTTAGGCGTTATGCCAGGGATGTGGCTAAGAGGATTAGGGATCAGTTGAGCCGTGGTGTTGAGTATGCGAGGCTTAGGGAGGAGATTGATAGGATTAGGGAGGAGCAGAGGAGGATTGCTGAGAGGCTTGATAGGCTTGAGTATAAGTGA